Below is a genomic region from Mycobacteriales bacterium.
CCGTAGGCCTTGGCGAGCACGACGTTGCGGCCCTTCGGGCCGAGCGTCACCTTGACGGCATTGGCGAGGGCGTCCACGCCGCGCTCGAGCGAGCGGCGGGCGTCCTCGGAGAAAGCGAGGGTCTTGGCCATGCGTGTTCCTTCCAGAAGAGCGACGCCCCGGCCCCCGCGTGGGGTGCCGGGGCGTCAGTTCAAGCGTGGGTAGGGGTGGTCTCAGCCCTCGATGACGGCGAGCACGTCGCGGGCGGAGAGCACGAGGTACTCCTCGCCGGAGTACTTGATCTCGGTACCGCCGTACTTGCTGTAGAGCACCTTGTCGCCGACCTTGACGTCGAGCGGGATGCGCTTGCCGTCCTCGAAGCGACCCGGTCCGACGGCCAGGACGGTGCCCTCCTGGGGCTTCTCCTTGGCCGTGTCCGGGATGACGAGCCCCGACGCGGTGGTGCTCTCCGCGTCGTTCGCCTGGACCACGATGCGGTCCTCGAGCGGCTTGATGGCGACCTTGGTCGCAGTAGTCACGATGCCTCCTGGTTGAGCAACAGAACGGGCGTGGGCGGAGCCGGCGTCCTGCCGTCGCGGGGGTCAGGGGCCGAGCTGCTGTTGGCACTCTAGCCCGTCGAGTGCCAGCCGCACAACTGAGGCCGGTGTTGAGCCGTCCGGCCCTACCCGTCTGGTCCCTTTTCGTCATCCTGCCTGGAAGGTGAAACGTTTCGCCGGTGCGGTGACGATGTCACTGTCGAGCGGCACTCGCCGCCAACGAAATGGCGACCCGTCGGCGACGGCGGTCAGCAGAGCCACCGGCCTCTCGAAGGCATCGGGGCCGTCGAACTGGAGGAACGCTCATGTCTGCCACTCTTCTCGCTACCCTCATGGCCAAGTTCACGGCTGCAGGGGTGGCCACCCAGGC
It encodes:
- the groES gene encoding co-chaperone GroES — translated: MVTTATKVAIKPLEDRIVVQANDAESTTASGLVIPDTAKEKPQEGTVLAVGPGRFEDGKRIPLDVKVGDKVLYSKYGGTEIKYSGEEYLVLSARDVLAVIEG